The genomic region ttttttttttaatgagggttcaatttatacttagattgagaaaagaaatactcaaaaaaattaccttttgaGGGTTTGATAAGATCACTGTGTCTTGCAATTTGCCTATTTGAGTGCTTTCCCTGATATTTACTTTGCTTTACTAAATTGCTTCTATGGTTGATGCTTATTCAATACTTTTTACCTGTGTCTAATTGAGTTGCAAACAGCTATCATAGTGTGTTAGAAAGGGTCTCTGGGTTGACTGCTCTATTGTCTGAATGAATCCTTTTTGTGTAGGATGCATCCTGCAAAAGTCTGTGTAAGCAATTCTCTTATAGGCTTAAATTGTTAAATAGTGGGACTGGGATATATTCATGATCTTtggtttcattttctttcttctgtgGTTGAGATAGCTGACAAGTAAGCTTTCTTTGTTTAAGATGGAGTtcgttttagagaaaaaaatcgCTGGATCTGCTCGTGAGAGCTTAGAATACTTTAATATCATAAAGAATTTACTCAAAGGTTGTAAAATGAACTGTATCTTTATTATGAAAATGAGAGGTATTTATAAAGTAATAGCTCAAACATTATATATACATTGTAATCTCAacaataaagatgataaaagagATAACTAAGAgtaattcaaaacataatagAGATAGCTAAGCCAATTCAAAGTACTAATAGATATGGCTAAGTCCAGTtcaaaatacttaataaaataacagataaatatctaaaaaattaaaaaccactAAGAATAGCTGCATCACGTGAACGGTTAATAAGGACAAATATGGTTCGAATGTTGTAGAAATGCAACAACAATTCACCAACTAATCTTGGTCGAAACAATTCTTTTTTTGCTTGGTGAAGTAATTGGAAAAAGAATGGATGCTTGGTGTATGgtgttttataaataaatcctTTGTTCATTTCTGTGTTCGATAAAGCTGTTTGTCATTGATATATCTgttctcgagtttgaaggtcAAACTTTAGTGATGGTAGGATATTGTTTTAATCTTTCAAGCTGTACTATGGCATCGATGTTTTAAAGGGCATACTTAGATTCATTCATCTCGGTATAACCATACTAATTAGGGGTTTTTCTGTAGAAGCCTTAACTAATCTTTTAAACCGAGCCTTGAAGTATatgaatcatccatgaaaattttatcttatatttatGTGAAACAAATGTGTTGGTGTAGGTGCTGAGGTTGCTGTACTTTGTATTACAAAATCTGGTGAAGTAGTAAATTACCAGGCTTTCACAAACGCCAAGGGGATATACACCGTGGCCGAAACAATGCCTGAGAGTGACCGTTGGAATACATGCTTGGCACGACCGATCAGTAGTTTCCATGATCACTGCAACCATCTTGGGGATCGCAGCACCGGTATCAAGTTCACCTATAGTCGCCCATCAGGTCATTTCCACACTGTCAGACCGTTTGTATATCAACCCTCTACTGCCCCATCCTACTGCACCGAAACTCTTAGTGAATAAGTATACTTTAGAAGCAATCATGGATGTCTTACACAGATGCAAACAAGAATGTTCTAATTTATAAATACCGAAAAAAAGTGCATGTTTCTTATGGTTCACCTTGTTCTATCTTGTGGTCTACCTGAGACAAGcaattaataaagaaattgtAAGTACCTTTGTTGTAAGGTGATATGAGGGCCATATCTTTTCGCATGTAAGCTTTCTTCATGATTGCAATTATTGTTCATTTGAACTGTTTTAGGTGGCATATGAGTTCTTCATCAACTTATTGTTTTGTCAATGAAGAATCTAATGATTTCTCGACCTTTGTAGGAGTTGTTAGGAACAGTGGTGAGTTATCTCAAAGTCACACAAGTTCATTAcaaatttcattagtttttggaTTAAAACTTTGGTTGATGGATAACATAAACAAGGAACAGTGTAATCCATCATTCGAAGAAAGTTTGAGCTCCTCCACTTTTGCTATATcatatgtattttaataataccattaacttaaaatgtttgatGAAACTTATCACCTCTATTGTCAAGTTGGAAAGATGaaacatattattttagatattattgatttatatataaaaacaatataacaaaataaagtttgtccgaaaatatatatataacaaaagaaAACGAACCTAAGATAAACTTTCTTAATTCTTTCGATAATACATAAAAACATAGTGAAAAGTTTATTCCCTACTTAATGAAAATGCCCAGTGTAATCACAAAAATAGCGAAAACTAATATCAGAGCCAGGTTTCGATCCTGGGACCTGTGGGTTATGGGCCCACCACGCTTCCGCTGCGCCACTCTGATTTGTTGATtcataatttacatttttagtttttcaagaTTAATTAGTTCTTATTTcacaacaaaaaaacaaagaaagggaAGGAAAAATCAGAACTtcgaagaaaaaggaaaatgagaagACGACCTGGAATCGGAGGGCTCCAAACAGCTGCAGCTGCTAGGGTTTGTTTcgaatttcaatttaatcttaataatGATATTCAAATGAATCCCACAATTGCAGCCAATCAAATCTACTCGTAATTATTTGCGtgtgggtttttctttttttttttttaatttcaggaTCAATATCGAGCGTTGGGAGAAAATGTAGCCAAGTTAAGAACCGACCTCATGAAAGAGCAGCTTGCTACTTTTCGTTCTCAACTCGAAGAATTCGCTCGAAAACACAAGGTAAACAAAAGttctttatcaatttttttttcatgagtttcaattattttagttttactaATTTCTATATCTATTTTTCGCAGAATGATATTCGTAAAAATCCGTCTTTTAGGTCTCAATTTCACGAAATGTGTGCAAAAGTAGGAGTGGATCCTTTGGCTTCAAATAAGGGATTTTGGGCTGAGCTTTTAGGAATCGGTGATTTCTATTACGAACTTGGTTGGTATTGAAAATCATCCtttttttagaaagaaaagTAATTGGAAAAttcccttttgtttttaatttttaaaattttctttcgtGTAGTTTAAACTGATTTTACCTTATGATCctttatgcttttctttttgtgtgtgtgttttgtaTGCTTCCATTTTTGTTTCGAAGTTTTATAATTGTGAATTTATTAGATTATGTATAGTTCACCTGCAAACTACTACTATGCTTTTTCAGCATGATACACAAGACTATGAGCTGTAAAATCTGCATTTTTAGAGGATTTTTATAAACTCGTACTCTCTATTTCAAAGACTTGGTAGAGTGCTTATAATTTGGTTTTGGTTATTGGCTAGACAGGAGTTCAAATTGTTGAGATTTGCTTGGCAACTAGGCCTCTTAATGGAGGTTTGATTGACCTGCAGGAACTCTGCAAATTGCTTCGTCAGAAACGAAAACATGATCGCGAAGCTGTATCCGAAGATGATTGTTTGCGTGCTATAAGTAAGCTGAAGGTATGGTAGTACAAAGCTAGATCATGGTTGTTTTATACTGATTACTGAATGAGTTTGCCAGCATTCCCTTTTCAACTCTTAGGGTAAGTGAGATGAAGAGCATGAGAAAGCTGATcaattttcctttgttttgagctacattttttttcaaatcattgtTGAATGGTTAGTTCCATTATTGCTGCTTGCTGTTCTGAAATCTGCATGGTCTGTAATGGAGTTATCTTCTACAACTTATTTAAGCTTTTGTGATGCCAATTTTAA from Gossypium raimondii isolate GPD5lz chromosome 1, ASM2569854v1, whole genome shotgun sequence harbors:
- the LOC105780597 gene encoding uncharacterized protein LOC105780597, whose translation is MESKSKNLVLGFVVLAVFLISGVKSWTGEIHGRVICDVCADSSIGPEDHILEGAEVAVLCITKSGEVVNYQAFTNAKGIYTVAETMPESDRWNTCLARPISSFHDHCNHLGDRSTGIKFTYSRPSGHFHTVRPFVYQPSTAPSYCTETLSE
- the LOC105780641 gene encoding vacuolar protein sorting-associated protein 22 homolog 1, producing the protein MRRRPGIGGLQTAAAARDQYRALGENVAKLRTDLMKEQLATFRSQLEEFARKHKNDIRKNPSFRSQFHEMCAKVGVDPLASNKGFWAELLGIGDFYYELGVQIVEICLATRPLNGGLIDLQELCKLLRQKRKHDREAVSEDDCLRAISKLKTLGSGFEVISAGKKKLVRSVPTELNKDHNQILELAQAQGYVTVDEVERRLSWTHGRAIDALDTLLDEGLAMIDDGHRDGKRCYWFPCVSSISSFGADN